A section of the Streptomyces sp. NBC_00178 genome encodes:
- a CDS encoding electron transfer flavoprotein subunit beta/FixA family protein yields the protein MSLRIVVCVKYVPDATGDRHFADDLTLDRDDVDGLLSELDEYAVEQALQIADEADDAEITVLTVGPEDAKDALRKALSMGADKAVHVEDDDLHGTDVIGTSLVLAKAVEKTGYDLVICGMASTDGTMGVLPALLAERLGVPQVTLLSEVSVDGTTVKGRRDGDSASEQLEASLPAVVSVTDQSGEARYPSFKGIMAAKKKPVESLDLEDLEIEAEEVGLGGSWTAVDSAAERPARTAGTIVKDEGEGGKQLAEFLAGQKFI from the coding sequence GTGAGCTTGAGGATCGTTGTCTGTGTGAAGTACGTGCCCGACGCCACCGGCGACCGGCACTTCGCCGATGACCTGACCCTGGACCGTGACGACGTCGACGGTCTGCTGTCGGAGCTCGACGAATACGCCGTCGAGCAGGCGCTGCAGATCGCCGACGAGGCCGACGACGCGGAGATCACCGTGCTCACGGTGGGCCCCGAGGACGCCAAGGACGCGCTCCGCAAGGCGCTGTCGATGGGCGCCGACAAGGCCGTCCACGTCGAGGACGACGACCTGCACGGCACCGACGTCATCGGCACCTCGCTGGTGCTGGCCAAGGCCGTCGAGAAGACCGGGTACGACCTGGTCATCTGCGGCATGGCGTCGACGGACGGCACCATGGGCGTCCTCCCGGCCCTGCTCGCGGAGCGCCTCGGCGTCCCGCAGGTCACGCTGCTCTCCGAGGTCTCCGTCGACGGCACCACGGTCAAGGGCCGTCGCGACGGCGACTCCGCGAGCGAGCAGCTCGAGGCGTCCCTCCCCGCCGTGGTCTCCGTGACCGACCAGTCGGGCGAGGCCCGCTACCCGTCGTTCAAGGGCATCATGGCGGCCAAGAAGAAGCCGGTCGAGTCCCTGGACCTCGAGGACCTCGAGATCGAGGCGGAGGAGGTCGGCCTGGGCGGCTCGTGGACCGCAGTCGACTCCGCGGCCGAGCGCCCTGCCCGCACGGCGGGCACGATCGTCAAGGACGAGGGTGAGGGCGGCAAGCAGCTGGCCGAGTTCCTCGCGGGCCAGAAGTTCATCTAG